In one Herpetosiphonaceae bacterium genomic region, the following are encoded:
- a CDS encoding FAD-dependent oxidoreductase has protein sequence MAVRRRATQPRTEKHFQPLRGVRQTACCVVGGGPAGMMLTLLLARQGVPVMLLEAHTDFDRDFRGNTISPPVMEVLDDLGLAERVLRLRHVKIRNFTLQTGSGPLVFADFSRLKTRYPYITMLPQVHFLECLAAEVRHYPHAQIVMGAQAQALIEEQGIVRGVCYQGRDGQHEVRALLTVGADGRFSRLRRLAGLQPIASAPPMDVFWFRLPRRPDDPDAAGALFRFGPQSLLVLMDHFEYWDVGYIIAKGSYPELRAAGLPALRRTIAEIAPEVADRLHDLKSWRQGALLSVESNHLARWFKPGLLLIGDAAHVMSPVGGIGINYAIQDAVVAARWLGPALKAGRLDLDTLRAVQRRRAWPTRVIQAIQALAHRRIVAQALSSSAPLRLPGLLRLALRLPIVSRGIGRLIAFGAWPVRKL, from the coding sequence GTGGCAGTTCGGAGACGCGCGACGCAGCCGCGCACAGAAAAGCATTTCCAACCGCTGCGCGGCGTGCGGCAGACAGCCTGCTGCGTAGTCGGCGGCGGACCAGCCGGGATGATGTTGACGCTGCTGCTGGCTCGTCAGGGCGTTCCGGTCATGCTGCTTGAGGCGCACACCGATTTCGATCGTGACTTTCGCGGCAACACGATCAGCCCGCCGGTGATGGAAGTGCTGGACGATCTAGGACTTGCCGAGCGCGTGCTCCGTCTGCGCCACGTCAAGATTCGCAACTTCACGCTCCAGACCGGCAGCGGGCCGCTGGTATTCGCCGACTTCTCGCGTCTGAAGACGCGCTATCCGTACATCACGATGCTGCCGCAAGTTCATTTTCTGGAATGTCTCGCGGCGGAGGTGCGACACTACCCGCACGCGCAGATCGTCATGGGCGCGCAGGCGCAAGCGCTGATCGAGGAGCAGGGCATCGTGCGCGGCGTGTGCTACCAGGGCCGCGACGGGCAGCACGAGGTGCGGGCGCTGCTGACGGTCGGCGCGGATGGTCGCTTCTCGCGGCTGCGGCGGCTGGCGGGCCTGCAACCGATCGCGAGCGCGCCGCCGATGGATGTGTTCTGGTTTCGGCTGCCGCGCCGCCCCGACGATCCCGACGCGGCAGGAGCGCTGTTCCGCTTCGGCCCGCAGAGCTTGCTGGTGCTGATGGATCATTTCGAGTACTGGGATGTCGGCTATATTATCGCCAAGGGCAGCTATCCAGAGCTGCGCGCAGCGGGTCTGCCCGCGCTGCGCCGCACGATCGCCGAGATCGCGCCGGAGGTGGCCGATCGCCTCCACGATTTGAAAAGCTGGCGGCAGGGCGCGCTGCTCTCGGTCGAGTCGAATCATCTGGCGCGCTGGTTCAAGCCTGGGCTGCTGCTGATCGGCGATGCCGCGCATGTGATGTCGCCAGTGGGCGGGATCGGCATCAACTACGCGATTCAAGATGCGGTGGTCGCGGCGCGCTGGCTTGGCCCCGCGCTCAAAGCCGGGCGGCTCGATCTCGACACGCTGCGCGCGGTGCAGCGTCGTCGCGCCTGGCCCACGAGAGTCATCCAGGCGATCCAGGCGCTGGCTCATCGGCGGATCGTCGCGCAGGCACTCTCGTCGAGCGCGCCGCTCAGGCTGCCGGGTCTGCTGCGCCTGGCCCTGCGCCTGCCCATAGTCAGCCGTGGCATCGGGCGGCTGATCGCGTTTGGCGCGTGGCCTGTGCGGAAGCTGTAG
- the rbsK gene encoding ribokinase: MTATASVVVVGSCNIDLVARVPRQPQRGETLTGTAFGTYLGGKGLNQAVAARRMGASVAMIGSVGADDFGTRIAQALQDEAIDATFVRASREQPTGTAVILVEEGGENSIVVIPGANGALTTAAIDQAADLIRAAKVLLLQLEVPLETTLYAAQVARAAGTTVILTPAPAQRLPAELLAATDVLVPNAIEVAHVLDSDAPPAEAARMLLSRGCGAVVVTLGAQGALLVTPDAERSIAAFPVAAVDTVGAGDAFVGALGASLAEGHDLTTALRYASAAGALAVTQEGAVPSLPLRATVERLLQEQG; this comes from the coding sequence ATGACAGCCACAGCTTCCGTCGTGGTCGTCGGCTCGTGCAACATCGATCTGGTGGCGCGCGTGCCGCGCCAGCCACAGCGCGGCGAGACGCTGACCGGCACGGCGTTTGGCACCTATCTGGGCGGCAAAGGGCTGAACCAGGCGGTCGCGGCGCGGCGAATGGGCGCGTCCGTCGCAATGATCGGCAGCGTCGGCGCGGACGACTTTGGGACGCGCATCGCGCAGGCGCTTCAGGACGAGGCTATCGACGCGACGTTTGTACGCGCCAGCCGAGAGCAGCCCACGGGAACGGCGGTGATTCTGGTGGAAGAAGGCGGCGAGAATAGCATCGTGGTAATTCCAGGCGCGAATGGAGCGCTCACGACCGCCGCGATCGATCAGGCCGCCGATCTGATTCGCGCCGCGAAGGTGCTGCTGCTGCAACTGGAAGTGCCGCTTGAGACGACGCTCTACGCCGCCCAGGTGGCGCGCGCCGCAGGAACGACGGTGATTCTGACGCCCGCTCCGGCGCAGCGGCTACCGGCGGAGCTGCTCGCCGCGACAGATGTGCTGGTGCCTAACGCGATTGAGGTCGCGCACGTACTGGATAGCGACGCTCCACCCGCCGAGGCCGCGCGGATGCTGCTGTCGCGGGGCTGTGGAGCGGTGGTGGTCACGCTCGGAGCGCAGGGCGCGCTGCTGGTGACACCCGACGCCGAGCGATCGATCGCCGCGTTTCCAGTGGCGGCGGTCGACACCGTAGGCGCTGGCGATGCGTTTGTCGGCGCGCTCGGAGCCAGCCTGGCCGAGGGCCACGATCTGACGACGGCGCTGCGCTATGCCAGCGCTGCGGGCGCGCTGGCCGTGACCCAGGAGGGCGCTGTGCCTTCCCTGCCGCTCCGCGCTACTGTCGAGCGGTTGTTGCAGGAGCAGGGCTGA
- a CDS encoding DinB family protein — MTELSEPMTTIYDGWHTHQARLIAALTPLTDDQLALRAAPDLRSIGDIARHMIGARARWFYLLMNEGGDAFATLGAWDRPEMPTRSAAELVTGLETTWQGMQEAIRRWTPDDWQQTYLGEGPDEPATITRYWVIWHLIEHDLHHGGEIGITLGAHGLPAPDL; from the coding sequence ATGACCGAGCTCTCGGAGCCGATGACGACGATCTACGATGGCTGGCACACCCATCAGGCGCGACTCATCGCCGCGCTAACGCCGCTGACAGATGATCAACTGGCCCTGCGCGCCGCGCCAGACCTGCGCTCGATCGGCGACATAGCGAGACATATGATCGGCGCGCGTGCCCGCTGGTTTTATCTGCTGATGAATGAGGGCGGCGATGCCTTCGCGACCCTTGGAGCGTGGGACAGACCAGAAATGCCGACACGCAGCGCGGCTGAGCTCGTGACCGGGCTGGAGACGACATGGCAGGGGATGCAAGAGGCCATTCGCCGCTGGACGCCAGACGACTGGCAGCAGACCTATCTGGGCGAGGGGCCTGACGAGCCGGCCACCATAACGCGCTACTGGGTTATCTGGCACCTGATCGAGCATGATCTCCACCACGGCGGCGAGATCGGCATCACGCTCGGCGCGCATGGGCTGCCAGCGCCCGATCTCTAA
- the xylB gene encoding xylulokinase, translated as MPYMLGLDVGTSGAKAVVVADDGRVIATATEEYPLSTPQPLWSEQDPADWWRGSQAALRRVVAESGVAAEIVGLGLTGQMHGAVFLDERDAVIRPALLWNDGRTQAQCHEITAHVGAERLIAIAGNPALTGFQAPKVLWLREHEPEHYARVRRLLLPKDYIRLRMTGEHASDASDAAGTLLLDLQQRDWSGTILDALEIPRDWLPRVYEGPDVTGRLRADVAEALGLTAGLPVVAGGGDNAAAAIGTGIIREGAISASIGTSGVLFAHSDTIRLDPQGRLHSFCHAVPGAYHLMAVTLSAGGSLQWMRNTLRAVAPDLGYDRLVALAQQTPPGAEGLLFLPYLSGERTPHRDPLARGAFVGLTQRHTLGHMARAVMEGVVFSLRDGQTIMAELGLPLGEVRAIGGGARSTVWRQMQADMLGTPIVTMRAEEGPAFGAALLAGVGAGLYPDVLSAVEAAVATGEIIRPQPEVLHTYDELYALYRQLYGALKPTFSALAQAG; from the coding sequence ATGCCGTACATGCTTGGCCTGGATGTTGGCACCAGCGGCGCGAAGGCCGTGGTCGTCGCCGATGACGGACGAGTGATCGCCACGGCGACCGAAGAATATCCGCTCTCGACGCCGCAGCCATTGTGGAGCGAGCAAGATCCGGCGGACTGGTGGCGCGGCAGCCAGGCCGCGCTGCGCCGCGTCGTCGCCGAGAGCGGCGTTGCTGCGGAGATCGTCGGGCTGGGGCTGACCGGCCAGATGCACGGCGCGGTCTTTCTGGACGAGCGCGATGCTGTGATTCGGCCCGCGCTGCTGTGGAACGATGGCCGCACCCAGGCGCAGTGCCACGAGATTACCGCCCATGTCGGCGCGGAGCGGCTGATCGCCATCGCCGGGAATCCCGCCCTGACCGGGTTTCAAGCGCCCAAGGTGCTGTGGCTGCGCGAGCACGAGCCGGAGCACTACGCCCGCGTTCGGCGGCTGCTGCTGCCCAAGGATTATATCCGGCTGCGGATGACCGGCGAGCACGCCAGCGATGCGTCGGATGCCGCCGGGACGCTGCTGCTCGATCTGCAACAGCGCGATTGGTCGGGTACGATCCTCGATGCGCTGGAGATTCCGCGCGACTGGCTGCCGCGCGTCTATGAAGGTCCGGACGTGACCGGGCGGCTGCGCGCCGACGTCGCCGAGGCCCTGGGGCTGACCGCCGGGCTGCCGGTGGTGGCGGGCGGCGGCGATAATGCGGCGGCGGCGATCGGCACGGGCATCATCCGCGAGGGCGCGATCAGCGCGTCGATCGGCACCAGCGGCGTGCTCTTTGCCCACAGCGATACGATCCGGCTCGATCCGCAGGGACGGCTGCATAGCTTCTGCCACGCTGTGCCAGGCGCGTATCACTTGATGGCGGTCACGCTCAGCGCTGGCGGCTCGCTCCAGTGGATGCGCAACACACTGCGTGCGGTCGCTCCCGACCTTGGCTACGATCGGCTGGTGGCGCTGGCGCAGCAGACGCCGCCGGGAGCGGAAGGGCTGCTGTTCCTGCCTTATCTTTCGGGCGAGCGCACGCCGCACCGCGATCCGCTGGCGCGCGGCGCGTTCGTCGGGCTGACGCAGCGCCACACGCTGGGGCACATGGCGCGGGCGGTGATGGAGGGCGTGGTCTTCAGCCTGCGCGACGGTCAGACGATCATGGCTGAGCTTGGATTGCCGCTCGGCGAGGTGCGCGCGATCGGCGGTGGTGCGCGCAGCACCGTGTGGCGGCAGATGCAGGCCGATATGCTGGGCACGCCGATCGTCACGATGCGGGCGGAGGAGGGTCCGGCCTTCGGCGCGGCGCTGCTGGCGGGAGTCGGCGCGGGGCTGTACCCCGATGTGCTGTCCGCCGTCGAAGCCGCCGTCGCCACAGGCGAGATCATCAGGCCACAGCCTGAGGTCCTGCACACGTACGATGAGCTGTACGCGCTCTATCGCCAGCTCTACGGCGCGCTCAAGCCCACGTTCAGCGCGCTGGCTCAGGCGGGTTGA
- a CDS encoding alpha/beta hydrolase-fold protein translates to MTQSTSHPDLGLVYQLHLPTTPPPSNGYPAVVAIHGRGSNAGDLIELAPYFGADWLTITPQAPFELGFGYHWYEVLRVGDPEPRGFGQSIERLRQFVAKLPTAYPVDPQRIVLMGFSQGAVMSFALALTRPQDYAGIVAMSGYIARQTQQEADREALTGLPILITHGTRDPVIPIDFGRHARDWLGGTSAQVEYHEYGMGHQVSEASLNDVIHWLHQHKDVPQRAQESG, encoded by the coding sequence ATGACGCAGAGCACATCGCACCCCGACCTTGGCCTGGTCTATCAACTGCATCTGCCGACCACGCCGCCGCCATCGAATGGCTACCCGGCGGTGGTGGCGATCCACGGACGAGGCAGCAACGCGGGCGATCTGATCGAGCTTGCGCCGTACTTCGGTGCGGACTGGCTGACGATCACGCCGCAGGCACCGTTCGAGCTGGGCTTCGGCTACCACTGGTACGAGGTGCTGCGAGTCGGCGATCCTGAGCCGCGCGGCTTTGGGCAGAGCATCGAGCGGCTGCGGCAATTCGTGGCGAAGCTGCCGACCGCCTATCCGGTCGATCCGCAGCGCATCGTGCTGATGGGCTTTAGCCAGGGCGCGGTGATGAGCTTTGCGCTGGCCCTGACCAGGCCGCAGGACTACGCCGGGATCGTCGCGATGAGCGGCTATATCGCGCGCCAGACGCAGCAGGAGGCCGATCGGGAAGCGCTGACCGGCTTGCCGATCCTGATCACGCATGGCACCCGCGATCCGGTGATTCCGATCGACTTTGGCCGCCACGCGCGCGATTGGCTCGGCGGCACGTCCGCGCAGGTGGAGTATCACGAGTACGGGATGGGCCATCAGGTCAGCGAGGCCAGCCTGAACGATGTGATCCACTGGCTGCACCAGCATAAGGACGTGCCACAGCGCGCTCAGGAGTCGGGTTGA
- a CDS encoding VOC family protein yields the protein MLDTIQPEYAIRGIHHITLVCSDAQRTVDFYTRLLGLRLVKQTVNFDDPGSYHLYFGDELGRPSTIVTFFEWPHAGQGRTGIGGTHHFALLVETPEAQLKWKRWLTDQGIAVDGVYDRTYFRSIYFRDPDGVIIEIATRGPGWSVDEAPDHWGEQEFLPPPDRTIRLRDEERIRAETWPEPVTAITPDMHLPGLHHITAFASDIERTAVFYEELLGMRLVKRTVNFDDPSAPHLYFAVPDGHPGSVITYFGYGGRMRDAQIGTGLTHHFALEVPSDEAQQFWHERLMRAGLRPTPRLDRQYFRSIYFHDPDGHILELATTQPGFTLDERPEELGRRLKLPPWLEESRAAIEAGLKPLHVSTIGATTGGDDR from the coding sequence ATGCTCGATACCATCCAGCCTGAATACGCGATCCGGGGGATTCATCACATCACCCTGGTCTGCTCCGACGCCCAGCGTACCGTTGATTTCTATACGCGCCTGCTCGGTCTGCGGCTGGTCAAACAGACGGTCAACTTTGACGATCCAGGCAGCTACCATCTCTACTTCGGCGATGAGCTGGGACGGCCAAGCACGATCGTGACGTTCTTCGAGTGGCCGCATGCGGGCCAGGGCCGCACGGGGATCGGCGGTACGCACCACTTCGCGCTGCTGGTCGAGACGCCAGAGGCGCAGTTGAAGTGGAAGCGCTGGCTGACCGATCAGGGCATTGCCGTGGATGGCGTGTACGATCGAACCTATTTCCGCTCGATCTATTTCCGCGATCCCGACGGCGTGATCATCGAGATTGCGACGCGCGGCCCTGGCTGGAGCGTCGACGAGGCTCCCGATCACTGGGGCGAGCAGGAGTTTTTGCCGCCGCCCGATCGCACGATTCGGCTGCGCGACGAGGAGCGCATTCGCGCCGAGACATGGCCGGAGCCGGTGACGGCGATCACGCCCGATATGCATCTGCCGGGGCTGCACCACATCACCGCGTTCGCCAGCGACATCGAGCGCACCGCAGTATTTTACGAGGAGCTGCTGGGCATGCGGCTGGTCAAGCGCACGGTGAACTTCGACGATCCGAGCGCGCCGCATCTCTACTTCGCCGTGCCGGACGGGCATCCCGGCAGCGTGATTACCTACTTCGGCTACGGCGGGCGGATGCGCGACGCGCAGATCGGCACCGGGCTGACGCATCACTTCGCGCTTGAGGTGCCGTCGGATGAGGCGCAGCAGTTCTGGCACGAGCGGCTGATGCGCGCCGGGCTGCGGCCAACGCCCCGGCTCGACCGGCAGTATTTTCGCTCGATCTATTTCCACGATCCCGACGGACACATTCTGGAATTGGCGACGACGCAGCCCGGCTTTACGCTCGACGAGCGGCCCGAAGAGCTTGGTCGGCGGCTCAAGCTTCCGCCCTGGCTTGAGGAGTCGCGCGCCGCGATCGAGGCTGGATTGAAGCCGCTGCATGTTAGCACGATCGGCGCGACAACCGGAGGAGACGACCGATGA
- the xylA gene encoding xylose isomerase — MSEPFTPQKSDKFSFGLWTVGNIGRDPFGEPVRPVLELERIVQRLAELGAYGVNLHDNDLVPFDATPQQRAQIVRRFQQALADTGLVVPMATTNLFTHPVFRDGAFTASDAAVRAFALQKTMRAIDLGVELGAQVYVFWGGREGSETDAYRDGRDAIKHFREAINYLCAYVKDQGYSLKFALEPKPNEPRGDIYFPTVGHMLHFISTLDQPEMVGVNPEFAHEQMAGLNFVHAVAQAIEADKLFHIDLNDQVMGRYDQDFRFGSESLKRAFLLVQLLEESGYDGPRHFDAHAYRTEDEDGVWAFARGCMRTYLILKEKARRLREDQEIQGLLAELRQQDAAYAGPGVDAGYSRDHAQTLKAHLFDPVALARRGRRYEELDQLVVELLLGVR, encoded by the coding sequence ATGAGCGAGCCATTTACCCCTCAAAAAAGCGATAAATTCAGCTTTGGCCTCTGGACCGTCGGCAATATCGGGCGCGATCCGTTTGGCGAGCCGGTGCGGCCTGTTCTTGAGCTGGAGCGCATCGTCCAGCGCCTCGCCGAGCTGGGCGCGTATGGCGTGAACCTCCACGATAACGACCTCGTGCCCTTCGACGCCACGCCGCAGCAGCGCGCCCAGATCGTCAGGCGCTTCCAGCAGGCGCTTGCCGACACGGGCCTGGTCGTGCCGATGGCGACGACGAATCTTTTTACGCACCCCGTCTTCCGCGACGGCGCGTTTACGGCCTCGGATGCGGCGGTGCGTGCCTTTGCGCTCCAAAAGACGATGCGCGCGATCGACCTGGGTGTCGAGCTGGGCGCACAGGTGTATGTCTTCTGGGGCGGGCGCGAAGGCAGCGAGACGGATGCCTACCGCGATGGGCGCGACGCGATCAAGCATTTTCGCGAGGCGATTAACTACCTGTGCGCCTATGTCAAAGACCAGGGCTATAGCCTCAAGTTCGCGCTGGAGCCCAAGCCGAACGAGCCGCGCGGCGACATCTACTTCCCGACCGTGGGGCATATGCTGCACTTCATCAGCACCCTCGATCAGCCGGAGATGGTCGGCGTTAACCCGGAGTTCGCGCACGAGCAGATGGCCGGGCTGAACTTCGTCCACGCGGTGGCGCAGGCGATCGAGGCCGATAAGCTCTTCCACATCGATCTGAACGATCAGGTGATGGGCCGCTACGATCAGGATTTTCGCTTCGGCTCCGAAAGCCTCAAGCGGGCGTTCTTGCTGGTCCAGTTGCTTGAGGAGAGCGGCTACGACGGGCCGCGCCACTTCGACGCGCACGCCTACCGCACCGAGGACGAGGATGGAGTCTGGGCCTTTGCGCGCGGCTGTATGCGGACCTATCTGATCTTGAAGGAGAAGGCACGCCGCTTGCGGGAGGATCAGGAGATCCAGGGCTTGCTCGCCGAGCTGCGGCAGCAGGACGCCGCCTACGCCGGGCCGGGCGTGGACGCGGGCTACTCGCGCGATCATGCGCAGACGCTCAAAGCTCACTTGTTCGATCCTGTGGCCCTGGCGCGACGTGGCCGCCGCTACGAGGAACTGGATCAGTTGGTCGTCGAGCTGCTGCTGGGCGTGCGCTGA
- a CDS encoding STAS domain-containing protein — translation MTAQSSAFGIYFRDHLDQKIEELARNADVTRQNFAIDEYEQRRVSIRRALLVIANGIIDDDQGPVTAYASEVGERRANLRFSVEGMLLAFMSMRSFVWDYLTTYLQSAPPWTPEDVRAVEDILHAYQRSYFGAFCSVYQALQGDLIAQTSELERQRALIRELSSPIVPIYHGVLLLPLVGAIDEARAARITEAALESIGRAQAEIMLVDITGVPVVDTLVANHIVGLTQAASLLGAQVVLVGIRAEIAQTIIQLGIDIRGIITFADLQAGMSYALRRQGMPS, via the coding sequence ATGACCGCACAGTCTTCCGCCTTTGGGATATATTTCCGCGATCACCTGGATCAGAAGATTGAAGAACTCGCGAGAAATGCGGATGTCACCAGGCAGAACTTCGCGATCGACGAGTATGAGCAGCGCCGCGTCTCCATTCGACGGGCCTTGCTCGTCATTGCCAACGGGATCATCGACGACGACCAGGGGCCGGTCACGGCGTATGCCAGCGAGGTCGGCGAGCGACGCGCGAACCTGCGCTTTTCGGTAGAGGGCATGCTGCTGGCGTTTATGAGCATGCGGTCGTTTGTCTGGGACTATCTGACGACCTATCTCCAGAGCGCGCCGCCCTGGACACCGGAGGATGTGCGCGCCGTCGAAGACATCCTGCATGCCTACCAGCGGTCGTACTTTGGCGCGTTCTGTAGCGTCTATCAGGCCCTTCAGGGCGATCTGATCGCGCAGACGAGCGAGCTTGAGCGACAGCGCGCCTTGATTCGTGAGCTTAGCTCGCCGATCGTCCCGATCTACCACGGCGTGCTCCTGCTGCCGCTCGTCGGCGCGATCGACGAGGCCCGCGCGGCGCGGATCACCGAGGCGGCGCTGGAAAGCATTGGACGCGCGCAGGCCGAGATCATGCTGGTAGACATCACCGGCGTGCCCGTGGTGGATACGCTGGTCGCGAATCACATCGTCGGCCTGACCCAGGCGGCCAGCCTGCTGGGCGCGCAGGTGGTCCTGGTAGGAATTCGGGCAGAGATTGCGCAGACGATCATCCAGTTGGGCATCGATATTCGCGGCATCATCACCTTTGCCGATTTGCAGGCAGGCATGTCGTACGCCTTGCGGCGGCAGGGGATGCCGTCGTAA